The following proteins are co-located in the Phycisphaerales bacterium genome:
- a CDS encoding lamin tail domain-containing protein translates to MKKVMAAVCAMGLMALAGAANGQVTNIKISQVYGGGGVNATSTYTHDYVELYNKGDVAVDLTGTSIQYASSGSTSNFSGRINLTGTIAPRGYFLVRAAPNTTTNPPGAALPAFDVDGTVTTGGVSTNPNFSGTNGKVAFVNGTTLLNSTSNCQNVAIIDLVGYGTASCFEGTGAAPAGSNSTALFRAAEGCTDTGNNNADFFAAAPAPRSTQSPTFNCPSSTPPSGIGSSSPELCAGASTVVSVAVTQGANPASPITGVTMDTTSIGGGPGELMYNDGTNGDVTANDNTWSATVTVFSSQTGARSIPMTITDQLNRQGIANATVNVAFCGMSGFFSAEPVCTGGSTLVTFVVNPAQGPTSTGITATADLSSIGGSASQQLFDDGTNGDVTAGDNTFSYLATGVGTTPGAFAIAATAQDAQARNVNRNSTVFVGACTPADSTLVISAIYGAGGNAGSNFAHDYVEIFNRSNSDQSLDGLSIQYASGETDTNGLGVSGATRMYVLPSGVTLAPGQYYLVKMAGGTGPVTVDTEGGITMSADRGTIALVNGTAALGTNSCGSTSILDMVGYGYSDYTANPAPQAGRGYCREGDFHAPTLNATTGLIRRNGGCWDTNNNGMDFVVYTPAPRNTATTPAPCGGGCPGNECGPQDYNGDGDSGTDQDIEAFFACLGGTCCETCFCQGSDFNGDGDFGTDQDIEAFFRVLGGNPC, encoded by the coding sequence ATGAAGAAGGTGATGGCGGCGGTGTGTGCGATGGGCCTGATGGCCCTCGCGGGTGCGGCGAACGGGCAGGTGACGAACATCAAGATCAGCCAGGTGTACGGCGGCGGTGGCGTGAACGCCACCTCGACCTATACGCACGACTATGTCGAGCTGTACAACAAGGGCGATGTGGCGGTGGACCTGACCGGTACCTCGATCCAGTACGCATCCAGCGGCAGCACCTCGAACTTCAGCGGTCGCATCAACCTGACCGGCACGATCGCCCCGCGCGGGTACTTCCTGGTCCGAGCGGCGCCGAACACCACGACCAACCCTCCGGGGGCTGCGCTGCCGGCCTTCGACGTTGACGGCACCGTCACCACCGGCGGCGTGTCGACCAACCCGAACTTCTCGGGCACCAACGGCAAGGTGGCGTTCGTGAACGGCACGACCCTCCTGAACTCGACCAGCAACTGCCAGAACGTGGCGATCATCGACTTGGTGGGCTACGGCACCGCGTCCTGCTTCGAGGGCACGGGCGCGGCTCCGGCCGGGTCCAACAGCACGGCGCTATTCCGCGCGGCCGAGGGCTGCACGGACACGGGCAATAACAACGCGGACTTCTTCGCCGCGGCGCCGGCGCCGCGCAGCACGCAGAGCCCCACCTTCAACTGCCCGAGCAGCACGCCCCCGAGCGGCATCGGCAGCAGCAGCCCCGAGCTGTGCGCGGGTGCATCGACGGTGGTCAGCGTGGCGGTGACGCAGGGTGCCAACCCTGCTTCGCCGATCACGGGCGTGACGATGGACACCACCAGCATTGGCGGCGGCCCCGGCGAGCTGATGTACAACGACGGAACCAACGGCGACGTGACCGCCAATGACAACACGTGGTCGGCGACGGTGACCGTGTTCAGCAGCCAGACCGGCGCCCGCTCTATCCCGATGACGATCACGGACCAGCTGAACCGCCAGGGCATCGCGAACGCGACGGTGAACGTGGCGTTCTGCGGCATGAGCGGCTTCTTCTCGGCCGAGCCGGTGTGCACCGGCGGCAGCACGCTGGTGACCTTCGTGGTGAACCCCGCGCAGGGCCCCACCAGCACGGGAATCACGGCGACAGCCGACCTTTCTAGCATCGGGGGCAGCGCCTCGCAGCAGCTGTTCGACGACGGCACCAACGGTGACGTCACTGCGGGCGACAACACCTTCTCGTACCTCGCCACCGGCGTGGGCACGACCCCCGGGGCGTTCGCCATCGCGGCGACGGCCCAGGACGCGCAGGCCCGCAACGTGAACCGCAACTCCACGGTGTTCGTGGGCGCGTGCACGCCGGCGGACTCGACCCTCGTGATCAGCGCGATCTATGGCGCCGGCGGCAACGCGGGCTCCAACTTCGCGCACGACTACGTTGAGATCTTCAACCGCAGCAACTCTGACCAGAGCCTGGACGGGCTCAGCATCCAGTACGCCAGCGGCGAGACCGACACCAACGGCCTGGGCGTCAGCGGGGCGACCCGCATGTACGTCCTGCCCAGCGGAGTGACCCTTGCCCCGGGCCAGTACTACCTGGTGAAGATGGCGGGCGGCACCGGCCCGGTGACGGTGGACACCGAGGGCGGCATCACGATGTCGGCCGACCGCGGCACGATCGCGCTGGTCAACGGCACGGCGGCGCTGGGGACCAACAGCTGCGGCAGCACGTCGATCCTGGACATGGTGGGCTACGGGTACTCGGACTACACCGCCAACCCGGCCCCGCAGGCAGGGCGCGGCTACTGCCGCGAGGGTGACTTCCACGCCCCCACGCTGAACGCGACGACGGGCCTCATCCGTCGCAACGGCGGGTGCTGGGACACCAACAACAACGGCATGGACTTCGTGGTGTACACGCCCGCGCCGCGCAACACCGCGACGACCCCCGCCCCCTGCGGCGGCGGTTGCCCCGGCAACGAGTGCGGCCCGCAGGACTACAACGGCGATGGTGACAGCGGCACCGACCAGGACATCGAGGCGTTCTTCGCCTGCCTGGGTGGTACGTGCTGCGAGACCTGCTTCTGCCAGGGCAGCGACTTCAACGGGGACGGTGACTTCGGCACCGACCAGGACATCGAGGCGTTCTTCCGCGTGCTCGGTGGCAACCCCTGCTGA
- a CDS encoding matrixin family metalloprotease, which yields MALELRRCVSRAVMVGLVLGAAGLGCLRTGLDGAAPQGALSPLHQRMIAQLRANAGAGSNPALCFAPGTDNEVIAAFNGAMAEGQPVGFNAGGRWGATAYSPAGGAGSPTVITYSFVPDGTSLPSLSASDPAGTSNLFARMRQIYGTDAAWQAHFHSVFTRWGQLCGITYIHEANDDGIAVGQGSVGVINVRGDVRIGGNSIDGNGNVLAFNHFPANGGDMVLDTNDTFFNTTTNNSRRLRNVVAHEHGHGMGQQHVCPINQTKLMEPFVSTGYDGPRHDDVRLAQAYYGDIHERNNSAEDATDLGALASGATITVGTPPAPAIPDTSTVSLSAWGDQDWYKFAVDSPRMVTVTLTPVGASYDSSEQACGGSGSCCSGNVIDSSVLQNLNVQLIGPDGAAVLGTAAGAPAGGVETLTLPLNTPGVYYARVYPPTLTTDIEDTQMYLLTVGAGTEAVTVTAPSGTPSLVSAGSGVSFPVTVTTTSGTVASAELLYRASASGAWASAPLSFVSGSAWTATLPAFACGQTPQFYVRAVSSTGLAGSSPATAPTAFYSAGVGALTGGLTDDFETDQGWAVSNGAGLSGGAWVRNDPNGTNAQPENDVSAAGTRCWFTGQGAVGGGVNAADVDGGATTLTSPAVDLSGFADGRLTYWRWYSATDAADSFVAQISGDNGQTWATLETLTTHSTGWVQREFTLSQLPIVLSSQGGGVRVRFTAADGGADSTVEAAVDEVRLAGLACAFTPAACAGAWELVAASGPSARTDAAMAFDTVRGRLVMVGGSTAGGVSGETWEFSPVSGAWTLASTGGPSARTGAAMTFDSGRGVCVLYGGIDAGGNASDQTWEWNGSTWNHRASVRPFARYDHAMTFDSVRGQVLMFGGRISPAGYQRESWDWDGATWTNRLTPQPPASPAARIRPGFVYDPVNARAVLIGGLTASGTATDTWLWNNTTHAWTGVTPAGAQPTARHSHAVVWDAARQRVLLFGGDDGTSAMPHRVNDTWEWNGTAWSQRLGGGGGGPTPRSGAAIAHDPSNGTTYLFGGVVGGAGSTTMSGELWRLVSPVAPSVTAQPQAARACNGPAVVTVGAAGTPVGYQWQIADGQGGWVNLADGEFPVGSPRYTVSGATAGTLSLSPSFPVGSDVVRAVVSNTCGTAVSGEAGVTVVSSDFNGDGDFGTDGDIEAFFACLGGSCCPTCGGSDFNGDGDIGTDQDIEYFFRVLGGGC from the coding sequence ATGGCGTTGGAACTCCGGCGTTGTGTGTCGCGCGCGGTGATGGTCGGGCTGGTGCTGGGCGCGGCGGGGCTCGGGTGCCTGCGCACCGGACTTGATGGGGCTGCACCGCAGGGGGCGCTGAGCCCGCTGCACCAGCGGATGATCGCGCAGCTGCGCGCCAACGCTGGGGCGGGATCGAACCCGGCCCTGTGCTTTGCGCCCGGGACCGACAACGAGGTGATCGCGGCGTTCAACGGGGCGATGGCGGAGGGCCAGCCGGTGGGGTTCAACGCCGGTGGCCGGTGGGGGGCCACGGCGTACTCGCCCGCGGGGGGCGCGGGGTCGCCGACGGTCATCACCTACAGCTTCGTGCCCGATGGGACGAGCCTGCCCTCGCTGTCGGCGAGCGACCCGGCCGGGACGAGCAACCTGTTCGCGCGGATGCGGCAGATCTACGGGACAGACGCGGCGTGGCAGGCGCACTTCCACAGCGTGTTCACGCGGTGGGGGCAGCTGTGCGGGATCACGTACATCCACGAGGCCAATGACGACGGGATCGCGGTGGGGCAGGGCTCGGTGGGCGTGATCAACGTGCGGGGCGACGTGCGGATCGGCGGCAACTCGATCGACGGCAACGGCAACGTGCTCGCGTTCAACCACTTCCCGGCCAACGGCGGGGACATGGTGCTGGACACCAACGACACGTTCTTCAACACGACGACGAACAACTCGAGGCGGCTGCGGAACGTGGTGGCGCACGAGCACGGGCATGGAATGGGGCAGCAGCACGTGTGCCCGATCAACCAGACCAAGCTGATGGAGCCGTTCGTGTCGACGGGGTACGACGGGCCGCGGCATGACGATGTGCGGCTGGCGCAGGCGTACTACGGGGACATCCACGAGCGGAACAACAGCGCGGAGGACGCGACGGACCTCGGGGCGCTGGCGTCGGGTGCGACGATCACCGTGGGCACGCCGCCGGCCCCGGCGATCCCGGATACGTCGACGGTGAGCCTGTCGGCGTGGGGAGACCAGGACTGGTACAAGTTCGCGGTGGACTCGCCGCGGATGGTGACGGTGACGCTGACGCCGGTGGGGGCGAGCTACGACAGCTCGGAGCAGGCGTGCGGCGGGTCGGGGAGCTGCTGCTCGGGCAACGTGATCGACAGCAGCGTGCTGCAGAACCTCAATGTTCAGCTGATCGGACCGGACGGGGCTGCGGTGCTGGGCACAGCGGCGGGCGCGCCGGCGGGGGGCGTGGAAACGCTGACGCTGCCGCTGAACACGCCGGGGGTGTACTACGCGCGGGTCTACCCGCCGACGCTGACCACCGACATCGAGGACACGCAGATGTACCTGCTGACAGTCGGGGCGGGCACCGAGGCGGTGACGGTGACGGCGCCCAGCGGCACGCCGTCGCTGGTGAGCGCGGGGAGCGGGGTCAGCTTCCCGGTGACGGTGACGACCACGAGCGGGACGGTGGCGAGCGCGGAGCTGTTGTACCGGGCGTCGGCGTCGGGGGCGTGGGCGAGTGCGCCGCTGAGCTTCGTGTCGGGGAGCGCGTGGACAGCGACTCTGCCGGCGTTCGCGTGCGGGCAGACGCCGCAGTTCTATGTGAGGGCGGTGAGCAGCACGGGGCTGGCGGGTTCTTCGCCGGCGACGGCGCCCACGGCGTTCTACAGCGCAGGCGTGGGGGCGCTGACGGGCGGGCTGACGGACGACTTCGAGACGGACCAGGGCTGGGCCGTGAGCAACGGGGCGGGGCTGAGCGGCGGGGCGTGGGTGCGGAATGATCCCAACGGCACCAATGCGCAGCCGGAGAACGATGTGAGCGCGGCCGGCACGCGCTGCTGGTTCACGGGGCAGGGTGCGGTCGGCGGGGGCGTGAACGCGGCGGACGTTGATGGCGGTGCGACCACGCTCACCAGCCCGGCGGTGGACCTGTCGGGCTTCGCCGATGGGAGGCTGACCTACTGGCGGTGGTACTCGGCGACGGACGCGGCCGACAGTTTCGTCGCCCAGATCAGCGGCGACAACGGGCAGACGTGGGCGACGCTCGAGACGCTCACGACGCATAGCACGGGGTGGGTGCAGCGGGAGTTCACGCTGTCGCAGCTGCCGATCGTGCTCTCGTCGCAGGGTGGGGGGGTGAGGGTGCGGTTCACGGCCGCGGATGGGGGGGCGGACTCGACGGTGGAGGCCGCGGTGGATGAGGTGCGGCTCGCGGGGCTGGCGTGCGCGTTCACGCCCGCGGCGTGCGCGGGGGCTTGGGAGCTGGTGGCGGCCTCGGGGCCCTCGGCGCGGACGGACGCGGCGATGGCGTTCGACACCGTGCGCGGGCGGCTGGTCATGGTGGGGGGCTCGACCGCGGGGGGTGTCAGCGGCGAGACGTGGGAGTTCAGCCCGGTGAGTGGCGCGTGGACGCTGGCGAGCACCGGGGGTCCTTCGGCGCGCACCGGCGCGGCGATGACCTTTGACAGCGGGCGTGGCGTGTGCGTGCTGTACGGCGGCATCGACGCGGGCGGGAACGCCAGCGACCAGACATGGGAGTGGAACGGCAGCACGTGGAACCACAGGGCGAGCGTGCGGCCCTTTGCGCGGTACGACCACGCGATGACCTTCGACAGTGTGCGCGGGCAGGTGCTGATGTTCGGCGGGCGGATCTCGCCGGCGGGCTACCAGCGCGAGAGCTGGGACTGGGACGGGGCCACGTGGACCAACAGGCTCACGCCCCAGCCGCCGGCCTCCCCCGCGGCCCGCATCCGGCCGGGGTTCGTGTACGACCCGGTCAACGCGCGGGCGGTGCTCATTGGCGGGCTCACCGCGAGCGGCACCGCGACCGACACCTGGCTCTGGAACAACACCACGCACGCGTGGACGGGTGTGACGCCCGCGGGGGCGCAGCCGACGGCGCGCCACTCGCACGCGGTGGTGTGGGACGCGGCACGCCAGCGGGTGCTGCTCTTTGGCGGCGATGACGGAACGAGCGCGATGCCGCACCGCGTGAACGACACGTGGGAGTGGAACGGCACGGCGTGGTCGCAGCGGCTCGGGGGCGGGGGCGGGGGGCCAACGCCGCGCTCGGGCGCGGCGATCGCTCACGACCCCTCGAACGGCACGACGTACCTCTTCGGCGGCGTCGTCGGCGGGGCGGGGAGCACGACGATGAGCGGCGAGCTGTGGCGGCTGGTGAGCCCGGTGGCGCCGAGCGTCACGGCTCAGCCGCAGGCGGCGCGGGCGTGCAACGGGCCGGCGGTGGTGACCGTGGGCGCGGCCGGCACGCCGGTGGGGTACCAGTGGCAGATCGCCGACGGCCAGGGCGGGTGGGTCAATCTCGCGGACGGCGAGTTCCCCGTGGGCAGCCCGCGGTACACGGTGAGCGGCGCGACGGCGGGCACGCTGTCGCTGTCGCCGAGCTTCCCGGTCGGCAGCGACGTGGTGCGGGCGGTCGTGAGCAACACGTGCGGCACGGCGGTGAGCGGGGAGGCGGGGGTGACGGTGGTCAGCTCCGACTTCAATGGCGACGGGGACTTCGGGACCGACGGGGACATCGAGGCGTTCTTCGCCTGCCTGGGTGGGTCGTGCTGCCCCACGTGCGGGGGCAGCGACTTCAACGGCGACGGGGACATCGGGACGGACCAGGACATCGAGTACTTCTTCCGCGTGCTGGGCGGTGGGTGCTGA
- a CDS encoding M36 family metallopeptidase — protein MGFDSVRRAFTRPLWSPVVALAIAGLPLALPTQEAAAQVAPTPEQAGLPFFDYRLDADELPTARVLESLKQARGNNLAADARAAEVLRLEGFIPLLTIDNDTVYGTPKYIRSTATFLTGESKLSGPEVAAKFVADHPALFEISRDELAKARVSRDYRTQHNGVRHLTFTQQINGVDLFQAELRANVMPDGRLINIGSTMLPRPAADFAVKAPTLTDAQAIDAAARHAGVPLTTPCTPRTDAQGPNQKRLWNNSPDLRPDEPVTTELLYFAATRDDIRTAWKVVIPVKGIGHTYDVIVDANTGELLWRHDWLCFATTQPITFRIYTSDSPAPGSPGTPTPDGFQFPFVESQLVTVTPAMMQTYSPNGWINDGGMETIGNNAAAHLDRDGSPNVADSPRPNGGPGRVFDFTYDVNLEPTSSVTQQHAAVTQLFYWANWYHDQLYALGFDEAAGNFQTINFSGMGVGNDAVICDAQDGSGTNNANFSNTPTDGGTGRCQMYIFTGPTPDRDGDLDGDIVFHELTHGTSIRLHGGLTGTQPQSMGEGWGDFLGLSLNSHPTDDVDAVYAMGAYATRQFFSASYETNYYYGIRRYPYSTSFQKNPLTYIHINSVATLPSDVPRNTGIPNTPNQVHNAGEVWCNALVEGRAAMIRHHGFAGNQRMLLNVVDGMKNGAANPNFLQARDAVIQSNMVNHGGADRSRLWQAFARRGMGVSAQSPNGASTTGIVQAFDTPQFVTFSFPAGDPPTQLQPGIPTTVRIDMAPTDLELTPNTQVMRISVNAAPYQALPMTLVSGNTFEGVIPGQPCGANVAFYFETGTSAGDRTYPTNAPATRFNAAVFSQENTLLSEGFEAGTAGWTSTMVRTPGTTQPLTGQWERTTAPIATAAAPGAAHAGTALWVTQNGLAGGAVGAADVDAGTTTLTSPVMDFSTAADAIVSYWRWFSNNQGVVDDAMTVEVSNNGGTNWVVAETLSGNRAAGWNQASWTLGSVGLAPTSQVRLRFIVPDTGSASVVEAALDDILITSRTCNSTGGCGPQDFNGDGDSGTDQDIEAFFACLGGSCCPACWPGGADFNGDGDTGTDQDIEAFFRVLGGNPC, from the coding sequence ATGGGGTTCGATTCCGTCCGCCGTGCCTTCACGCGCCCGCTGTGGTCCCCCGTCGTGGCCCTCGCCATCGCCGGCCTGCCGCTGGCCCTGCCCACGCAGGAAGCCGCCGCCCAGGTCGCCCCCACCCCCGAGCAGGCCGGCCTGCCCTTCTTTGACTACCGCCTCGACGCCGACGAGCTCCCCACCGCCCGCGTCCTCGAATCCCTCAAGCAGGCCCGCGGCAACAACCTCGCCGCCGACGCCCGCGCCGCCGAGGTCCTCCGCCTCGAGGGCTTCATCCCCCTCCTCACCATCGACAACGACACCGTCTACGGCACCCCCAAGTACATCCGCTCCACCGCCACCTTCCTCACCGGCGAGTCAAAGCTCTCCGGCCCAGAGGTCGCCGCCAAGTTCGTCGCCGACCACCCCGCGCTCTTTGAGATCTCGCGCGACGAACTCGCCAAGGCCCGCGTCTCCCGCGACTACCGCACCCAGCACAACGGCGTCCGCCACCTCACCTTCACTCAGCAGATCAACGGCGTCGACCTCTTCCAGGCCGAGCTCCGCGCCAACGTCATGCCCGACGGCCGCCTGATCAACATCGGCTCCACCATGCTCCCGCGCCCCGCCGCGGACTTCGCGGTGAAGGCCCCCACCCTCACCGACGCCCAGGCCATCGACGCCGCCGCCCGCCACGCCGGCGTCCCCCTCACCACACCCTGCACGCCGCGCACCGACGCCCAGGGGCCCAACCAGAAGCGCCTCTGGAACAACTCCCCCGACCTACGCCCCGACGAGCCCGTCACCACCGAGCTGCTCTACTTCGCCGCCACGCGTGACGACATCCGCACGGCGTGGAAGGTGGTGATCCCGGTCAAGGGCATCGGCCACACCTACGACGTCATTGTCGATGCCAACACCGGCGAGCTGCTGTGGCGGCACGACTGGCTCTGCTTCGCGACCACCCAGCCCATCACCTTCCGCATCTACACCAGCGACTCGCCCGCCCCCGGCTCACCCGGCACGCCCACGCCCGACGGCTTCCAGTTCCCCTTCGTGGAGAGCCAGCTCGTCACCGTCACCCCCGCGATGATGCAGACCTACTCCCCCAACGGCTGGATCAACGACGGGGGGATGGAGACCATCGGCAACAACGCCGCCGCGCACCTGGACCGCGACGGCTCGCCCAACGTCGCCGACTCGCCCCGTCCCAACGGCGGCCCCGGCCGCGTCTTTGACTTCACCTACGACGTCAACCTGGAGCCCACCTCCAGTGTCACGCAGCAGCACGCGGCCGTGACGCAGCTCTTCTACTGGGCCAACTGGTACCACGACCAGCTCTACGCCCTGGGCTTTGACGAGGCTGCGGGCAACTTCCAGACCATCAACTTCAGCGGGATGGGCGTGGGCAACGACGCCGTCATCTGCGACGCCCAGGACGGCAGCGGCACCAACAACGCCAACTTCAGCAACACCCCCACCGACGGCGGCACCGGCCGCTGCCAGATGTACATCTTCACCGGCCCCACCCCCGACCGCGACGGCGACCTCGACGGCGACATCGTCTTCCACGAGCTCACCCACGGCACGTCCATCCGCCTGCACGGCGGCCTCACCGGCACCCAGCCGCAGAGCATGGGCGAGGGCTGGGGCGACTTCCTGGGCCTCTCCCTCAACTCCCACCCCACCGACGACGTCGACGCCGTCTACGCCATGGGCGCGTACGCCACCCGCCAGTTCTTCAGCGCCAGCTACGAGACCAACTACTACTACGGCATCCGCCGCTACCCCTACAGCACCAGCTTTCAGAAGAACCCGCTCACCTACATCCACATCAACAGCGTGGCCACGCTCCCCTCCGACGTCCCTCGCAACACAGGCATTCCCAACACGCCCAACCAGGTCCACAACGCCGGCGAGGTGTGGTGCAACGCCCTCGTCGAAGGCCGCGCCGCGATGATCCGCCACCACGGCTTCGCCGGCAATCAGCGCATGCTCCTCAACGTCGTTGACGGCATGAAGAACGGCGCCGCCAACCCCAACTTCCTCCAGGCACGCGACGCCGTTATCCAGTCCAACATGGTCAACCATGGCGGGGCCGACCGCTCCCGCCTGTGGCAGGCCTTCGCCCGCCGCGGCATGGGCGTCTCCGCTCAGTCGCCCAACGGCGCTTCCACCACCGGCATCGTTCAGGCGTTCGACACCCCCCAGTTCGTCACCTTCAGCTTCCCCGCCGGTGACCCGCCCACGCAGCTGCAGCCGGGCATCCCCACCACCGTCCGCATCGACATGGCGCCCACCGACCTCGAGCTCACCCCCAACACCCAGGTCATGCGCATCTCTGTCAACGCGGCCCCCTACCAGGCCCTGCCCATGACCCTCGTCTCCGGCAACACCTTCGAGGGCGTCATCCCCGGGCAGCCTTGCGGCGCCAACGTCGCCTTCTACTTCGAGACCGGCACCAGCGCCGGCGACCGCACCTACCCCACCAACGCCCCCGCCACCCGCTTCAACGCCGCGGTCTTCAGCCAGGAGAACACGCTGCTCTCCGAGGGCTTCGAGGCCGGCACCGCCGGCTGGACCAGCACCATGGTCCGCACCCCCGGCACCACCCAGCCCCTCACCGGCCAGTGGGAGCGCACCACCGCCCCGATTGCCACCGCCGCCGCGCCCGGAGCGGCCCACGCCGGAACCGCCCTGTGGGTCACGCAGAACGGGCTCGCGGGCGGGGCGGTCGGCGCCGCCGACGTCGACGCGGGCACCACCACGCTCACCAGCCCCGTGATGGACTTCTCCACCGCCGCCGACGCCATCGTCTCGTACTGGCGCTGGTTCAGCAACAACCAGGGCGTCGTCGATGACGCCATGACCGTCGAAGTCTCCAACAACGGCGGCACGAACTGGGTCGTGGCCGAGACCCTCAGCGGCAACCGCGCCGCCGGCTGGAACCAGGCCTCCTGGACGCTCGGCTCCGTCGGCCTCGCGCCCACCTCTCAGGTCCGCCTCCGCTTCATCGTCCCCGACACGGGCTCCGCGTCGGTTGTCGAGGCCGCGCTCGACGACATCCTCATCACCTCCCGCACCTGCAACAGCACCGGCGGCTGCGGCCCGCAGGACTTCAACGGCGACGGCGACAGCGGCACCGACCAGGACATCGAGGCCTTCTTCGCCTGCCTGGGCGGCTCCTGCTGCCCCGCCTGCTGGCCCGGCGGCGCCGACTTCAACGGCGACGGCGACACCGGTACCGACCAGGACATCGAAGCCTTCTTCCGCGTCCTGGGCGGCAACCCCTGCTGA
- a CDS encoding PQQ-dependent sugar dehydrogenase — protein sequence MKTLGLIAAAGVLMAAGAAQGQTLATQTIASGLTRPVWVGSPAGDNNRLFVIEQRFNPAVAGDPYTARIRWINLATNTVSSSATPYLSFTGVASTVNMANVSEQGVLGMAFHPNFLSNGYFYIHRTRADNAVLIERFRANAPYATSTTADPASLQVVMTIPHPQTNHNGGWIDFGPDGHLYIALGDGGNGNDSGTGHSAIGNAQDLTSLLGKILRIDVDGADNIPGNADDADTAAGTNYRIPAGNPFTGAGQRREIWAYGLRNPWRNSFDRQTGDLWIADVGQDAREEVNVAIGNPAGRNYGWKCVEGFRCTGLVNCPTCPTVPSGVTYPIFDYANQPNAAIPPFNQPGLTITGVAVTGGYVYRGCDIPWFRGHYMFTDYLSSTIISLTYSPGGGIANPVNRTAELDPPGSAAINNVVSFGEDARGEVYIVDATGGEVFKIVPGSPTQNCTVLGCGPQDFNGDGDSGTDQDIEAFFACLGGNCCPTCWPGGADFNGDGDTGTDQDIEAYFRVLGGGTC from the coding sequence ATGAAGACTCTGGGACTGATCGCGGCGGCGGGTGTGTTGATGGCGGCGGGGGCGGCGCAGGGGCAGACCCTGGCGACGCAGACCATCGCCAGCGGTCTGACGCGCCCGGTGTGGGTGGGCTCGCCGGCGGGGGACAATAACCGGCTGTTCGTGATCGAGCAGCGGTTCAACCCGGCGGTGGCGGGCGATCCGTACACGGCCCGCATCCGGTGGATCAACCTGGCGACGAACACGGTGAGCTCGTCGGCGACGCCGTACCTGTCGTTCACGGGGGTGGCGTCGACGGTGAACATGGCCAACGTGAGCGAGCAGGGGGTGCTGGGGATGGCGTTCCACCCCAACTTCCTCAGCAACGGGTACTTCTACATCCACCGCACGCGGGCGGACAACGCGGTGCTGATCGAGCGGTTCCGGGCCAACGCGCCGTACGCGACGTCGACCACGGCCGACCCGGCGAGTTTGCAGGTGGTGATGACGATCCCGCACCCGCAGACGAACCACAACGGGGGCTGGATCGACTTCGGGCCTGATGGCCACCTGTACATCGCGCTGGGCGATGGCGGCAACGGCAACGACTCGGGCACCGGGCACTCGGCCATCGGCAACGCCCAGGACCTGACCAGCCTGCTGGGCAAGATCCTGCGGATCGACGTGGACGGGGCGGACAACATCCCCGGCAACGCGGACGACGCTGACACTGCGGCGGGGACCAACTACCGGATCCCCGCGGGCAATCCGTTCACGGGCGCGGGGCAGCGGCGGGAGATCTGGGCGTACGGCCTGCGGAACCCGTGGCGGAACTCGTTTGACCGGCAGACCGGCGACCTGTGGATCGCGGACGTGGGGCAGGATGCCCGCGAGGAAGTGAACGTCGCCATCGGCAACCCCGCGGGGCGCAACTACGGGTGGAAGTGCGTCGAGGGCTTCCGCTGCACGGGGCTGGTCAACTGCCCGACGTGCCCCACCGTGCCGAGCGGCGTGACGTACCCGATCTTTGATTACGCCAACCAGCCCAACGCGGCGATCCCGCCGTTCAACCAGCCGGGGCTGACGATCACGGGCGTGGCGGTGACGGGCGGGTACGTGTACCGCGGGTGCGACATCCCGTGGTTCCGCGGCCACTACATGTTCACGGACTACCTGAGCTCGACCATCATCAGCCTCACGTACTCGCCGGGCGGGGGGATCGCCAACCCGGTGAACCGCACCGCGGAGCTGGACCCGCCGGGCAGCGCGGCCATCAACAACGTGGTGTCCTTCGGCGAGGATGCGCGGGGCGAGGTGTACATTGTCGATGCTACCGGCGGCGAGGTGTTCAAGATCGTGCCGGGCAGCCCCACGCAGAACTGCACGGTGCTGGGGTGCGGGCCGCAGGACTTCAACGGCGACGGGGACAGCGGCACGGACCAGGACATCGAGGCGTTCTTCGCGTGCCTGGGCGGGAACTGCTGCCCGACGTGCTGGCCGGGCGGGGCGGACTTCAACGGCGACGGGGACACCGGGACCGACCAGGACATCGAGGCGTACTTCCGCGTGCTGGGCGGGGGGACGTGCTGA